ATCTCCGCATCAACATCTACTACATCGGCGCCGAAAAAGGCTTTTTGCACCTCTCCATACTCTATAATATCGTCTACAACTTTGCGCACAATATCTACTGGTACCGCGAAGCCATAGCCTGCATATGACCCAGTTCGTGAGAGTATAGCAGTATTAATACCAACCAAACTACCACTACGATCTACCAATGCCCCACCGCTGTTTCCGGGGTTAATAGCAGCATCAGTCTGAATAAAAGACTCTATAGGAAATTTGCTTTGCAATATGTTAATTTCTCTACCTTTTGCACTTACAATTCCAGCAGTAACCGTAGAGTTGAGGTTAAATGGATTACCTACTGCCAGAACCCACTCCCCTACTTTTAGGTTGCGGGAGTTACCGAGGCTGATAGATGGCAAATCATCAGCCTCTACTTTTAGTACCGCCAGATCGGTAGAGGGATCTGTACCTACAACCTGGGCAGCATAAGTTCTTCGGTTGTGTATTACTTCTATACGGGTAGCATTATCTATTACATGGTTGTTCGTAATGATAAAACCATCGCGAGAATATATAACACCAGAACCACTACTTACCTGTTGGTTAGTTCTTCCTTCAAAGAATAGTTCTAACCAACTGCTACCACTATATTCGTTTTCGGCAATTGTCTTGATGTAAACTACACTAGGTGTACTTTTAGCAGAAGCCTCAGCAAAGTCTTCGCCTATTGCATATTTACTTTTGGTAGAGGTTTCTTCTTCTTTTTCGTGTGTGGCAAACTGCAAATCTGGCAGACTAGCGTTAGCCTGACCTGAAAAATTTACTGTTGTGCTGGTTTCATTGTCGGTGAAGCTAAGCTGCTGGTAAGTAAATGCTCCCGCTATTCCTGAAAAAAAACCAACGAAAACAACAATAATGACGTTCTTCATATCTGTTGTGTTTATATGTTAAGTTTTAAAACAAGATGAGCAAAAATAGTGCATCATCTTCACTTAAAATTCATAGGATTTTGAATATAATAATTTGAATGAAATGGCAGAAGAATTAAGCATCGCACAAGGGGTAGAAAAAGCACAAAAATACGAGCAGCTCTTACCTCAGATAGAAGGTCTGATTAGTGGAGAAAGCAACATGATAGCCAATCTGGCCAATGTATCCGCGGCTTTAAAGCAAACTTTTAACTTCTGGTGGGTAGGCTTTTATCTGGTAGAGGGAGAAGAGCTGGTGCTCGGACCTTTTCAGGGGCCTATTGCCTGTACCCGTATTAAGCCTGGCAAAGGGGTTTGCGGCACTTCTTACTCTGAAAAGAAAACTCTGATAGTTGAAGATGTAGATAAGTTTCCGGGGCATATTGCGTGTAGTGCCGACTCCCGATCAGAGATAGTAGTACCCGTCATTAAAGATGGACAGGTACTTATGGTTATAGATGTAGATAGTGAGCAGCTCGCCAACTTTGATGAAGTTGACCAAAGGTATCTGGAAGAGCTAGCTCAAATGATTGCTAACAGAGCTTAATTGCTCTGGCTATCAGCAAAAATAAAACGGTTGATACCTTCTTTTACCTGTTCATTTTGCTGCCAGTACTGTCTGCTATAGATATTCTTAAACTTCCAGTTTTTCTCGCTAAGCAGGAAAGGTCGGTAAGCATGAATATCTTTAGCAGATTCGCTCTGATAATAAATATCATCGTCGGTATTGATTAAACCGATATATCTTTCATCTCCGTTTTTCAGGCTTAGGTCAGCAAATGGCAGCTCTCTTTTGGCATTGTAATTTTCCAGTTCTTCACCAGTCCATTGCATAAGTTTGTTAGCAAGAAACCACTCCACATGATGATCCCCCAGTGAAGGAAGAGTCGGAACGTATTTTTGGTTGGATACCTGCCATGCATACTCCAGATACTTCTTCAATAATTTGGGTCCCTCATTCTTAGTTTGGGACACATCCATTTGTTGAGGCATAATACTGGTAACCAGATAAATCTTCTCTTTTGCTCTGGTAATAGCTACATTCAGTCGGTTTTCTCCTTTGGCCTGATTTAGGCTACCAAATTGCAATATAAGTTTGCCCTGTTCATTGGGTGCATAAGCGGTAGAGAATATGATTATGTCTCTTTCATCACCCTGCACATTTTCTATATTTTTAACAAAAAGGTGGTCTGGTAAGACAATGTTTTCAGTCAGTGCAGCGGTCTCCAGATCGTCCTGTATTAGCTCTTGTTGTTTAAGGTTAAAACAAATAACCCCGATGGATTTTGCAGGTTGCTTTTGTATAAGCTCTTTAATCAATTTGACTACCTGTTTACTTTCTACCTGGTTTACCTGCTTGCTCCAGCTTCCATCCACTTTCATATACTCAATGGCGGGCTCTCCATTATTAACATCATAATAGTCAGGTAGCAAACGAAGCTTATCGTTATAAAAATGATGGTTAGAAAAATCAATGAGGTCAAGTGTGCGGCTACGGTAGTGCCCTTTAAGCTGTAAACTTTGCAAATAGCCCTGCGCGAGTTCCAGTAGCGAGGTAGCTTCTAATGCCACAGCTTCTTCTACATTTTCACTTTCATCGTCTTCCCAGCGCGCCTGATACAGATCGTTAGGACTCAGTTGCTGACTATCACCAGCCACTACCACCTGCTGCCCCCGATACATAGCAGGTATCCCCTTTTCGGCAAAACATTGGGAGGCCTCATCAAAGATAACCAGATCAAACATCGGCTTATCTGCCAGAGGAAAGATGGCCGATACTGTTTCGGGTGAAGCTAGCCAGCAGGGAATAAGGTTGAAAACCTCATCCTCAAAGGTGCCAATTACCTTTCTTAAAGGCCAGATTTTACGTTTTTTGTTAATCTGATGATTAAGGTCACGATATGTGACCATGTTATTAAGACGATTGTATTCTACATCATAATAAGTACGTTCGCGTACCTTCATATGCAAAATCTCCTGACTAATTTTCAGTTTTTCTTCTATGCATTGCTGTAGCTCATGCTCCAGGTCTTCCATTTGCCTGGACGAAACCATTCTCAGCTGAGGAAATTTAGCTTCCAGATGGTCTATCCAAGCCAGGCGAACACTATTCTGAAACAAAGCAACCACACCCTCTTCGGACCGATCTTTGGTTTCATCCAAGAGGCGTGTGATCACTGCTTTTTCATACTCTTCAAGATTATAATTTAGTGTATCAAAATCGCTAATCGCATCAAAATCACGATCCAGTATTTTTAAAAAGTCCTCACTATGTTCTTTGGTGATCAACTTACTCACCTGTGCGGGTGAGAGGTATACTTCCCAAGACTTAATACGTGGAGCAATAGTCTCCAGCACATTTAAAAGGTTATGAGTACGCTGGTATAGCTCTTCATAAGAAATCTTTTTGATGTTAAAGTACTCATTGAAGTTTCTTAATGAATGAAATATCAAGGTAGCCTGAAGCGCCTTTTTCTGATGTTCAAACCATTCCAGAATGATAGACTTATCAAACTGCTGAGACGACTCCTGGTCCGGCACATCTTTGATCCACTTTTTATCCCTAAGCTTGGTTAAATTATGTTCCAGGTTAAGGCGATTGTCAACTTTTTCTCCTAAAACCTGAAAGTCTTTCTTGGTATCCCCCAGCTCATTTTTGGCTAAGATCTCGTTAACATAAGCTTTGTCTTTAGAAAACATTTTCCACCACATCCAGCTGAAGAAGCCATTTCTTGCGTCTTCGGCTTCGGAAACAACTTTCTGACATTTGCCTAGATCGTCAACATCAAGATGCACCTCCGGACCGCTACCTTCGTAACACTCAGCGATAATACGTTCAATATTTGACAACCATAATGGATCAGCATCTTTATCCACATTAGGCACCATATGGGTAAAAAAGTCAAAGGCCTTTTCTTCCTGCAGCAAGTCAATAAATTCCGAAATTTCAGCCGAGCGCTGCTGTAAGTTTTCACAAACCACAAAATCCACCTTTGTCTTCAGGCTTTTCTCTACTTTCTCTTCTATCTCACGCTTAAACTCAGGAATGTCTTTGACAATCTCACGTATTTTCTTGAGGTCTTCAACAGCATAATTAACAAAGGGGTTGCGATCGTAGAGGAGATAACTTTCTCTTTCAAACTGATTGGAATAAGCGGTAAATGTTCTCAGTTTTTTAAGGAACGGTTGCATCTCAGTAATACTAAAGTTCCTGTACTCCTGCTTCATATTAACTGAAGGCAGATCAATATCAGAAGTTAAATACAACTCTTTAATAGCTATGCCAGCTTCTCGTTCATCAAAAAGGGCGTTTTTAAAATCATCCAGTTCATCACATATTTGCTCGATACGCCTGCTGTACTGAAGAAAGTTTCTTTCCAGATAGATAGTATCCAGACTGTTATTTTTGTGCTGATACTCATAGAGCGAATCAATCTGCTTACTAAGCTGATTGTAAATTTCTCTTCTGTCATTCTTAAAGTCGTGCACTAAAGCCACAAAAGGATGTATATCTTTCTCTTCCAGCCGTCTATACACCACATCTAAAGCCGCTCTTTTTTGGCATACTACCAATACCCGTTTTCCCTGGGCTATATAATCACCTATAAGGTTGGTAATCATTTGAGATTTTCCAGTACCGGGAGGGCCCTGTACAACTAATGAATTTCCCCTTTTAACAGTACGAATAGCTTTTTCCTGAAATGCATCCATAGGAAAAGGACAAAAAATTTGCTCCTCTTTTATGCGGCTGGCATAATCAATATGCTCTTTGCTAAGCTTTTCTTTAAGGCCAAGCTCCAAACCTTCCAGACTGGAGTAGACTATTTTTTCGGTGGTTGCCCGTTTAGAAAAGAACGCTTCTATATCTGGAAGAAACTGGTTATCAATAAGCTTAAGGTAGTCGGGAACCAAATACGACCCTGCCTGAGGAAAAATTCCTAATACCGCTTCCGGGTAAAGCTTCAGTTCTCCCTCCTTCTCAGCTTCGGTAATCTCTTCTTTAGTAAACTCTTCAAAGTTTTGCAGCTTATCTACAAAAATCTCCTGATTAAAATTTACCGTTACATCACTTTCTTTAAAAAGCTGATAGAGGGAAGTCCTAAATATACGGCTGTCCGCATCAAAATCATCAAAGCTTTTCTCGGCGAGCGCTTCATCAAAGCTAAGTTTGTTGTAATATGCATAAGCCAGCAGAAAAGTCTTGTTCAGAGAAACACTAACTTCGTCTCGGATTTTAAGTACCCATTGTAGTCCATATTCATTTGTCTGATGTTGCTCCAGGCTTACAGGAAAAAACATGAGGGGGCAGCGTACCACTGTTCCATCAGCAAATTTACCTCTAACAAATGGCCAGCCGATAAACAAATCTTTAGAGCCTTGTTCATCAAAGAGAAATTTGTCTGTACGAGACAGTTTTTTGAGTTGCTGACTAATCTTATTGCTACCCGAATCACGGCTATCCATTACCGCGCTTAGCGGTATAATTTTACTATCAATCCCTTTAAGATCGTGTGCTCCCCCGGCAATAAGCCACTCAATAATTTTAAAAGATGAAAAGTTGTTAAGAAAATCAAATTTATGCACATCTACGAATTGCTTGGCTACCAGACGAGGCAGGTACAGAGAGCGATTATTACTGGTAATGTTCGTTAATCTCCTAAGATAGGATTGTAATATTTTGTGCATAGTTGATTAATGAATAGAGCTTATCAGTTTTAAAAGTGCGCTATTGGCCATAGTATGTGATTTACTAAATAACTACATAGGGTAAAAGCTTTACAAGCAATTCTTCTTTCATATAGTACACTTCCTTAAGCTGTTCAGTAGAAGAAAAGTTGCCATAAATTCTACGATGATTCATAATTGACTTTGCCAATTCATAATCAATATAAGGATGGCTAAGCAAAGTTTTAAACTCAGCTTCATTGATTTTGATTTTTTGAGGGCTAAAGTTTTTCTGTATAAAAGTATAGTTGTTCAGAGATTCCAGAGCCATATCACTGATATGAAAAATTTCTTTTAATTGTGCTTTGCTATGAAACCCACCTAATTTATTACGGTATTTGATAATGCGTGCGGAAAGTTTATCCCCTATGCCTCTTAAAGTTTTTAGCTCTGAAGAGTCTGCAAGGTTAATATCCAGAAGTTGAGGTTTGTACTCTGCTGAAGAAGTCTTACTACTTACAGTTACTTTTTGAACAGCTTTTGGTTCTGAAAAAGGTTTTTTACTACGCTTGGGCTGAGCCTTTTGTGAGATGTAGATGTAAGGCTGAAGTTGAGCATATAAATTTTCAGGAAAACCATAAATTTTAAGCAGATCTCCCTTTTTGTAGAACTTTCCTCCTTTGTTACGATAATTGACTATGCGCTTAGAAAGCTTTTCGCTAACCCCTAACTTCAAAAAAGCTTCATACTGAGCGGTATTTGGGTCAAAGCGGAAAAGCTCTTTGTTTTCTTTTTTAGAAGCAACAAATATGGGGCTTTCTACTATAGCATCATTCAGCAGAGTGATAAGTGAATCCAAAATATATTGATCTTCTGCCTTTGTCTGGTAATGCTGATACGCATTCTTTTCAATATAAATGGTAGTGAATAATGCCAGAGAGATAATAATCATAAGCACAAACACGCCTCTGGTTTCCCTTCTGGAAAAGCCAAAATAATCTCGGACTGCCTGTGTGAGCCACCTTATCATTATTTGACTTTTTCCTGCGGAATTTGAGCTTTAATCTTATCAAAAAGTTTACCTGGCGTATTTTGTTCTGCCTCTTCGTAAATTTGAGCGTGGATTTCCCAGGTATCTGTTTCATCCAGTTCTACCTGCGGCAGTTGAGAGATATGAAAGTAGTTATTTAGCAAGGGCTTACCATCCTGTCTCTTTTCTGCTAGCTGATTGTAAAGCAATACATCAAACTTTTCCAGACCTGCCATAGCTTCAGCAGTGTCCAGATCTTTGGCTACTTTAAAGTCTATAGACCATTTGTTAAGATACCATGCGACATAGTCTACCGGCATATGCTGATCTTTAATTACCAACACTTTGGTGTGAGCAGAATGGTTTTCTAAGTCAGTTGAAAAATCGCTTGTAGTTATTGCTCTCGTAGTAGACTGAGGCATGTCATCGTCAATAGACAACATCACTTTCATATTGCGAATGCTGGCATTATGTAAACGATACAGTATAAATGTAAGAGCAGAAGCAAATATGACAATCAGCAAAGTTACCTGGTTAAGCAGATTCGCCCCCTCCTTGGCTTCTGTACGGTGGATGGCCGTAAGTTGTGCGGTAGCCTCTAAAAAGCTGTCTTCGTTGACAAATAGCTTTTGTATCATCTGCCCTCTCAATTCATTGACATGAGCAACTACTAAAAACTCTTTAATTATTTCAGATATTTCTTTCTGCTGAGTATCTACTTTCTGGCAAAGTGCGGCTTGTGTAGCCTCCCCATCTGCTACTTCAGATGACAGTAACGACTTTAGTTGGAAACTATTTTCTGTCCATTTTTCATTAAGTGTACTTAGTTGCGATAATGCCGGTTCAGCGTTTCCTCTATCTGTTAGCAGTACCAGCTTTAGCATTCTCTGGCTTAGCGCTTCCTGTTGAGCTATCAGCTCTATAAAGTCTGTACTTTTGTTTGTTTTATAAATTATTTTGGAGCTTAAGACGTGCATCAACACCATCATTAGCATAAGGGTAGTGATGGTGATAAGGTACCATTTTTTCAAACTCGCAACACCTGCTTTTGTAGCTACTTCCGACATTCTGAGTGGATTTGTTCAATAGCAAAGCTAGTATTTGCTTCTGATTCACAAATTTCAAATTGCCTGAAGAATCTCTGATGTAAAGTATTTGAAAAAATTAAGTAATTATACCGATTTTAACTATGCTCCCCCCGCCTTTCCGTCATTCTGAGCAGATTGAACAGTGTACGAGCATTATGGTAATTTCCTTTCCAGATATGTGCCTTACGATCTTGTTTTGAAGATGAGTGAGTATCTAAGCCATTGCTATACCAACCTCCATTTTCGTGGTCAATAATATAGGTTTTGGTATACTTCCATAAGCGGTCAAATTCTTTTTGATATGTACTATCTTCTGGATAAAAAGTAGAAAAAAGATAAAGTGAGTTTAAGCCTTCAGCCTGCGACCACCAGTTTTTACGATCATCAACAATGCTTAGCTGTTCATTTTCAGGAAGATAATAGCCACGCTCCAAAATCCCGCTTCGCACAGTATCAATGCCATTGGCGATGGTATGATCTACCATTTGCCTGGCCCGATTAAGGGTAGTTTGGTACTCATACTCTTCTAAAGCTTCAGATGCTTCCAGCAGCAGGTAAGCAGTTTCAATATCATGACCAAAAGATACATGGTCTACTGCATAGTTAGCCTCACGCACTGCTGCTGTTGAGTCTTTGTAAGAAATTGGCTGCCAGTTGTCATAAAAGTATAAACGTAG
This window of the Porifericola rhodea genome carries:
- a CDS encoding trypsin-like peptidase domain-containing protein, yielding MKNVIIVVFVGFFSGIAGAFTYQQLSFTDNETSTTVNFSGQANASLPDLQFATHEKEEETSTKSKYAIGEDFAEASAKSTPSVVYIKTIAENEYSGSSWLELFFEGRTNQQVSSGSGVIYSRDGFIITNNHVIDNATRIEVIHNRRTYAAQVVGTDPSTDLAVLKVEADDLPSISLGNSRNLKVGEWVLAVGNPFNLNSTVTAGIVSAKGREINILQSKFPIESFIQTDAAINPGNSGGALVDRSGSLVGINTAILSRTGSYAGYGFAVPVDIVRKVVDDIIEYGEVQKAFFGADVVDVDAEIAQQLNTNDVNGVVISYLQRYGAAEKAGLQKGDIILKINQETVESRSDFEELISYHSPGDKIDVVYKRDNKIKQLNLQLTNREGTTTLITRDIYQSERLGAELENVSKVEADLLGIESGIKINKVNNGLIRRLGIDEGFVITAINKYAVNSPKEVEDILTRIRGRVRIEGVNKKGVKGYYSYHF
- a CDS encoding GAF domain-containing protein, with the translated sequence MAEELSIAQGVEKAQKYEQLLPQIEGLISGESNMIANLANVSAALKQTFNFWWVGFYLVEGEELVLGPFQGPIACTRIKPGKGVCGTSYSEKKTLIVEDVDKFPGHIACSADSRSEIVVPVIKDGQVLMVIDVDSEQLANFDEVDQRYLEELAQMIANRA
- a CDS encoding DEAD/DEAH box helicase; protein product: MHKILQSYLRRLTNITSNNRSLYLPRLVAKQFVDVHKFDFLNNFSSFKIIEWLIAGGAHDLKGIDSKIIPLSAVMDSRDSGSNKISQQLKKLSRTDKFLFDEQGSKDLFIGWPFVRGKFADGTVVRCPLMFFPVSLEQHQTNEYGLQWVLKIRDEVSVSLNKTFLLAYAYYNKLSFDEALAEKSFDDFDADSRIFRTSLYQLFKESDVTVNFNQEIFVDKLQNFEEFTKEEITEAEKEGELKLYPEAVLGIFPQAGSYLVPDYLKLIDNQFLPDIEAFFSKRATTEKIVYSSLEGLELGLKEKLSKEHIDYASRIKEEQIFCPFPMDAFQEKAIRTVKRGNSLVVQGPPGTGKSQMITNLIGDYIAQGKRVLVVCQKRAALDVVYRRLEEKDIHPFVALVHDFKNDRREIYNQLSKQIDSLYEYQHKNNSLDTIYLERNFLQYSRRIEQICDELDDFKNALFDEREAGIAIKELYLTSDIDLPSVNMKQEYRNFSITEMQPFLKKLRTFTAYSNQFERESYLLYDRNPFVNYAVEDLKKIREIVKDIPEFKREIEEKVEKSLKTKVDFVVCENLQQRSAEISEFIDLLQEEKAFDFFTHMVPNVDKDADPLWLSNIERIIAECYEGSGPEVHLDVDDLGKCQKVVSEAEDARNGFFSWMWWKMFSKDKAYVNEILAKNELGDTKKDFQVLGEKVDNRLNLEHNLTKLRDKKWIKDVPDQESSQQFDKSIILEWFEHQKKALQATLIFHSLRNFNEYFNIKKISYEELYQRTHNLLNVLETIAPRIKSWEVYLSPAQVSKLITKEHSEDFLKILDRDFDAISDFDTLNYNLEEYEKAVITRLLDETKDRSEEGVVALFQNSVRLAWIDHLEAKFPQLRMVSSRQMEDLEHELQQCIEEKLKISQEILHMKVRERTYYDVEYNRLNNMVTYRDLNHQINKKRKIWPLRKVIGTFEDEVFNLIPCWLASPETVSAIFPLADKPMFDLVIFDEASQCFAEKGIPAMYRGQQVVVAGDSQQLSPNDLYQARWEDDESENVEEAVALEATSLLELAQGYLQSLQLKGHYRSRTLDLIDFSNHHFYNDKLRLLPDYYDVNNGEPAIEYMKVDGSWSKQVNQVESKQVVKLIKELIQKQPAKSIGVICFNLKQQELIQDDLETAALTENIVLPDHLFVKNIENVQGDERDIIIFSTAYAPNEQGKLILQFGSLNQAKGENRLNVAITRAKEKIYLVTSIMPQQMDVSQTKNEGPKLLKKYLEYAWQVSNQKYVPTLPSLGDHHVEWFLANKLMQWTGEELENYNAKRELPFADLSLKNGDERYIGLINTDDDIYYQSESAKDIHAYRPFLLSEKNWKFKNIYSRQYWQQNEQVKEGINRFIFADSQSN
- a CDS encoding ComEA family DNA-binding protein; the protein is MIRWLTQAVRDYFGFSRRETRGVFVLMIIISLALFTTIYIEKNAYQHYQTKAEDQYILDSLITLLNDAIVESPIFVASKKENKELFRFDPNTAQYEAFLKLGVSEKLSKRIVNYRNKGGKFYKKGDLLKIYGFPENLYAQLQPYIYISQKAQPKRSKKPFSEPKAVQKVTVSSKTSSAEYKPQLLDINLADSSELKTLRGIGDKLSARIIKYRNKLGGFHSKAQLKEIFHISDMALESLNNYTFIQKNFSPQKIKINEAEFKTLLSHPYIDYELAKSIMNHRRIYGNFSSTEQLKEVYYMKEELLVKLLPYVVI